A genomic segment from Candidatus Desulfarcum epimagneticum encodes:
- a CDS encoding Nucleoside-diphosphate-sugar epimerase yields MTKKNRKLRIASVLDGTPGHEKQTLAVIGALSRRVETDVARVRVRKKSAFQTVKSFLLLAAGRFSPPGGLKGRAFPDIIIGTGSSTHLPMLHLKGKSRAKAVTCMTPDFFIRKKMDLCLVPAHDGTRPGKNIFFTQGPPCGPGLSGKHDKGRGLVLVGGTDPKSHVWDSGDVLRRIENIFEKEPHVRWTVSSSPRTPAETEEGLAALAGRFENAVFFSWKDTPRGWVERVCAESFRAWITADSVSMAYEALAAGCRLGIIPVKWKKRSSKIQKSVDGLLEGGLADSCEAWLSGTLPPENIPAGNIPDRAPGALNEAGRCAEEILRRWGRGS; encoded by the coding sequence ATGACGAAAAAAAATCGAAAACTGCGGATCGCGTCGGTCCTGGACGGAACGCCCGGCCATGAAAAGCAGACCCTGGCGGTCATCGGGGCCCTTTCCCGGCGCGTTGAAACGGATGTGGCGCGCGTCCGGGTCCGGAAAAAAAGCGCGTTTCAAACCGTCAAATCCTTTCTTCTGCTGGCGGCGGGGCGCTTTTCCCCGCCCGGGGGGCTTAAGGGGCGCGCGTTTCCGGATATCATCATCGGGACCGGCTCCTCCACCCATCTCCCCATGCTTCATTTAAAGGGAAAAAGCCGGGCAAAGGCCGTGACGTGCATGACCCCGGATTTTTTCATCCGGAAAAAAATGGACCTTTGCCTGGTTCCCGCGCACGACGGGACCCGGCCCGGGAAAAATATTTTTTTCACCCAGGGACCGCCATGCGGCCCGGGCCTTTCGGGAAAACATGACAAAGGCCGGGGGCTGGTCCTGGTCGGCGGAACGGATCCCAAAAGCCATGTGTGGGACTCCGGAGACGTTTTGCGGCGAATCGAAAATATTTTTGAAAAAGAGCCCCATGTCCGATGGACGGTCTCCTCCTCCCCCCGAACCCCGGCCGAAACTGAAGAGGGTCTGGCGGCTTTGGCCGGCCGGTTTGAAAACGCGGTCTTTTTCAGCTGGAAAGACACCCCCCGGGGCTGGGTGGAGCGGGTCTGCGCCGAAAGCTTCCGGGCCTGGATCACGGCGGACAGCGTCTCCATGGCCTATGAGGCCCTCGCCGCCGGATGCCGCCTGGGGATCATTCCGGTGAAATGGAAAAAGAGGTCGTCCAAAATTCAAAAAAGCGTGGACGGGCTTTTGGAAGGCGGACTGGCCGACTCCTGTGAGGCGTGGCTTTCGGGAACCCTCCCGCCTGAAAATATTCCGGCGGGAAACATCCCGGACCGGGCGCCGGGGGCCCTGAACGAGGCCGGACGGTGCGCCGAAGAGATATTGAGGCGATGGGGCCGGGGAAGTTGA
- a CDS encoding conserved hypothetical protein (Evidence 4 : Unknown function but conserved in other organisms), whose amino-acid sequence MALWAVGFFLFTQKAGALAPPDDGDRIPDVFVDLGEGDRVQRAVLVDKSAQSLFLYEFDGKLSRRLSFQCSTGEAAGDKKVAGDKKTPEGIYFFIRKHPRHDLTPIYGSYAFPMDYPNFLDRASGKTGSAIWLHGTNKPIEPMDSNGCVALANPDIEALSDYITLGRTPAAIVEKISYVPAEELARRKSAAARFLSRWAASISGSAYHDYLEFYDPAYAPDIRWWNTWNAIRNFLGAGPAAFEMGMKNRVILKHKDIYTVTFDLFFKIDGVSVPIGFKKLFLSEKSGALKIVGDVYGHEEKKSASDENPLLPAARRVRKIAAAASEKKNIAGMIDQWIRAWSQKDIRRYGGFYAGDFKSGRMDKKKWLRHKESLNLKYAYIRVSKDRLDVKVGGDRAEADFVQTYESPLYRAVGKKKLVLKREGTGWKIYREIWEAL is encoded by the coding sequence ATGGCCCTTTGGGCCGTCGGGTTTTTTCTTTTCACGCAAAAGGCCGGGGCGCTCGCCCCTCCCGATGACGGGGACCGAATCCCGGATGTGTTTGTGGACCTGGGAGAAGGAGACCGCGTTCAGCGCGCTGTTCTGGTGGACAAAAGCGCCCAGTCTCTTTTTCTTTACGAGTTTGACGGCAAACTCTCCAGACGTTTGAGTTTTCAATGCTCCACGGGCGAGGCGGCCGGGGACAAGAAGGTGGCCGGGGACAAGAAAACCCCGGAGGGGATTTATTTTTTTATTCGGAAACACCCCCGCCATGATCTGACCCCCATTTACGGCTCATATGCCTTTCCCATGGACTATCCCAACTTCCTGGACCGGGCCTCAGGCAAGACCGGCAGCGCCATATGGCTGCATGGAACCAACAAACCCATTGAGCCCATGGACTCTAATGGGTGCGTGGCCCTGGCCAATCCCGACATCGAGGCCCTTTCGGATTACATCACCCTGGGCCGTACCCCGGCGGCCATTGTGGAGAAAATTTCATACGTCCCGGCCGAAGAGCTGGCCCGGCGGAAGAGCGCCGCGGCGCGGTTTCTCTCCCGGTGGGCCGCCTCCATATCCGGGAGCGCGTACCACGACTACCTGGAGTTCTATGACCCCGCCTACGCTCCGGACATCCGGTGGTGGAACACATGGAACGCCATTCGGAATTTTTTGGGCGCGGGGCCGGCCGCTTTCGAAATGGGGATGAAAAACAGGGTCATTTTAAAGCATAAGGATATTTACACGGTCACATTTGACCTCTTTTTCAAAATCGACGGTGTGAGCGTTCCCATCGGGTTTAAGAAACTTTTCCTGTCGGAAAAATCCGGAGCGCTTAAAATCGTGGGCGACGTGTATGGCCACGAGGAAAAAAAATCGGCTTCGGATGAAAACCCCCTGCTCCCGGCGGCGCGGCGGGTCCGGAAGATTGCGGCGGCCGCGTCCGAGAAAAAGAATATCGCCGGGATGATCGACCAGTGGATCCGGGCGTGGTCCCAAAAAGACATCCGCCGCTATGGGGGATTTTACGCCGGGGATTTCAAAAGCGGCCGTATGGACAAAAAGAAGTGGCTCAGGCACAAGGAGAGTCTGAACCTGAAATACGCCTATATCCGGGTCTCCAAAGACCGGCTGGATGTGAAAGTCGGGGGAGACCGGGCCGAGGCCGACTTTGTTCAGACGTATGAGTCGCCTCTTTACAGGGCGGTGGGGAAAAAGAAACTTGTTTTGAAACGCGAAGGAACGGGATGGAAAATATACCGGGAAATATGGGAAGCGCTTTAG
- a CDS encoding hypothetical protein (Evidence 5 : Unknown function): MSREPLRGEKFPKARIGIWGAWSDMAVITLLTDFGLADEYAGVMKGHPGPLPRRRHRG, translated from the coding sequence TTGTCACGCGAACCTCTTCGGGGCGAAAAATTTCCGAAAGCGCGTATCGGCATCTGGGGCGCGTGGTCTGATATGGCCGTCATCACCCTTCTCACCGATTTCGGCCTGGCGGACGAATACGCCGGGGTCATGAAGGGTCATCCTGGGCCTTTGCCCCGACGCCGCCATCGTGGATAG
- a CDS encoding C-methyltransferase C-terminal domain-containing protein translates to MMTKGFKNEIRRDKCPGCGRRAVDVFYHAKSVPANTCVRLETRALAFDCAKGDISLGFCHDCGLIYNVCFNEALVEYSPMYDGSQGFSREFNEFHADLAGELIKAYELRGKKILEIGCGKGEFLKMMCEMGGNEGVGFDPAWTPCAGDEEKNRRIVFVRDFYSEKYSDVDADFLICKMTLEHIVDPLVFLSMLKKSLDHSDRAVVFFMVPDASRIFRYCAFEDVYYEHCSYFSPRSLSFLFENAGFETLDIASLYGGQYIGLTAKPGSGVSRGVFPTEEQIHPLRSWTRSFHVKFTEKRLFWEKKTGENNANQKKTVLWGAGSKAAAFLHSVNAGKLIEFVVDINPFKQNHHMPGSGQKIVGPDFLTKYRPDCVVVMNPIYCDEISARLDDMGLSPELIAL, encoded by the coding sequence ATGATGACAAAAGGTTTTAAAAATGAAATTCGCCGGGACAAATGCCCGGGTTGCGGCCGGAGGGCTGTGGATGTGTTTTACCATGCGAAATCCGTCCCGGCAAACACCTGCGTCCGCCTGGAAACCAGGGCCTTGGCCTTTGACTGCGCAAAAGGGGATATTTCCCTGGGTTTTTGCCATGACTGCGGCCTGATCTATAACGTCTGCTTTAATGAGGCCCTGGTGGAATATTCCCCCATGTATGACGGGTCCCAGGGTTTTTCCCGTGAGTTTAACGAATTTCATGCCGACCTGGCCGGGGAGTTGATCAAAGCCTATGAGTTGAGAGGCAAAAAAATTTTGGAAATCGGCTGCGGAAAAGGCGAGTTTCTTAAAATGATGTGCGAAATGGGCGGAAATGAAGGGGTGGGCTTTGATCCGGCATGGACCCCTTGCGCCGGGGATGAGGAAAAAAACCGAAGGATCGTTTTTGTCAGGGATTTTTACTCTGAAAAATATTCGGATGTGGACGCGGATTTTTTGATCTGCAAAATGACCCTGGAGCACATCGTCGATCCCCTGGTTTTTTTGTCCATGCTCAAAAAGTCTTTGGATCATTCGGACCGTGCTGTTGTTTTTTTCATGGTTCCGGACGCCTCCAGAATTTTCAGGTACTGCGCCTTTGAAGACGTTTACTATGAGCATTGCTCATACTTTTCCCCCCGCTCCCTTTCATTCCTGTTTGAAAACGCCGGTTTTGAGACGCTGGATATCGCCTCTTTGTATGGCGGGCAATACATCGGCCTGACGGCGAAACCCGGGAGCGGCGTTTCCAGGGGCGTGTTTCCCACAGAAGAACAGATCCATCCGTTGAGGAGCTGGACGCGATCATTTCATGTAAAATTCACGGAAAAGCGTTTGTTTTGGGAGAAGAAAACAGGCGAAAACAACGCGAATCAGAAAAAAACCGTTTTATGGGGGGCCGGCTCCAAAGCCGCCGCTTTCCTGCATTCGGTGAACGCGGGAAAACTCATTGAATTTGTGGTGGATATAAACCCGTTCAAGCAAAATCACCATATGCCCGGAAGCGGTCAAAAGATTGTGGGTCCGGATTTTTTGACAAAATACCGTCCGGATTGTGTGGTGGTCATGAACCCAATCTACTGCGATGAAATATCGGCCCGGCTTGATGACATGGGGCTTTCGCCTGAGCTGATCGCGCTTTGA
- a CDS encoding hypothetical protein (Evidence 5 : Unknown function): MAPGNGIIPFVIQDKERMGRAVYVDNGDFFLNNLDAA; encoded by the coding sequence ATGGCCCCGGGAAACGGGATCATTCCCTTTGTCATTCAGGACAAAGAGCGGATGGGCCGGGCCGTGTATGTGGACAACGGGGATTTTTTTTTAAACAATTTGGACGCCGCCTGA
- a CDS encoding hypothetical protein (Evidence 5 : Unknown function), which produces MENIPGNMGSALAGGKIKRVYGRMARSTFLIVDDRGGRTAVRNFMAMAGVMAAFLFVSAASAGIFFALYKGARDENAALSKDLAASRARAASLQDDKEMLLAKLAMLERASRGDLGPGRGKGPVKTRLTDFSLSGNPGGLRAAFRLGLEGVFEKPDSPWRLLAVLKGDAGDEKTWRFFPAGAFDSGEPSSPARGVAYSPGSNGPVTLDIKGAGDPSAFHLFRVYLFDSKGKLMSEREFSIK; this is translated from the coding sequence ATGGAAAATATACCGGGAAATATGGGAAGCGCTTTAGCCGGAGGAAAAATAAAACGTGTGTATGGACGGATGGCCCGCTCCACATTCCTGATTGTGGACGACCGGGGAGGGCGGACGGCCGTTCGAAATTTTATGGCCATGGCCGGGGTCATGGCGGCCTTTCTTTTTGTCTCCGCCGCCTCCGCCGGGATTTTTTTCGCGCTTTACAAAGGGGCGCGGGATGAGAACGCGGCGCTTTCAAAGGACCTGGCCGCTTCCCGGGCACGGGCCGCGTCGCTTCAGGATGACAAGGAGATGCTTCTGGCCAAGCTGGCCATGCTGGAGAGGGCGTCCCGGGGCGATTTGGGGCCGGGCCGGGGAAAAGGCCCGGTGAAAACCCGCCTGACGGATTTTTCCCTGTCCGGGAACCCCGGCGGGCTTCGGGCCGCCTTTCGCCTGGGCCTGGAAGGCGTGTTTGAGAAACCGGATTCGCCCTGGCGTCTTCTGGCGGTTTTGAAAGGCGACGCCGGGGACGAAAAGACCTGGCGTTTTTTTCCGGCCGGGGCGTTTGATTCCGGCGAGCCGTCCTCCCCCGCCAGGGGCGTGGCGTATTCCCCGGGCTCAAACGGGCCCGTGACCCTGGATATCAAAGGAGCCGGCGACCCGTCGGCTTTTCATCTGTTCCGGGTCTATTTATTTGATTCCAAAGGGAAACTGATGTCTGAACGGGAATTTTCCATCAAATGA
- the ruvA gene encoding Holliday junction ATP-dependent DNA helicase RuvA encodes MIGYIEGKLLKKEKDRALILSGQVGYEVMLPGVVMEGVKEKEIGGEVSFYIYWHQTQGQPKPSLIGFNLEAEKEFFQRFISVADIGPMKAVKAMGAPIQEIAKAIETKDAGALGRLKGVGPRTAQKIIASLSGKMGRFLPEDGPEPGAGTPPALGDAGRRAPDIGGVGRQVVDVLVSRLGHHPAEAEKMVARALRRGRTFSDPGELFDEIYRAGEAGHEDGGA; translated from the coding sequence ATGATTGGTTATATTGAAGGAAAGCTGCTGAAAAAAGAAAAGGACCGGGCGCTGATTCTCTCCGGACAGGTGGGCTACGAGGTCATGCTGCCCGGCGTGGTCATGGAGGGCGTGAAAGAAAAGGAGATCGGCGGGGAGGTCTCCTTTTATATCTACTGGCATCAGACCCAGGGCCAGCCGAAACCCTCGCTCATCGGCTTTAACCTGGAGGCTGAGAAGGAGTTTTTTCAGCGCTTCATCTCTGTGGCGGACATCGGGCCCATGAAGGCCGTCAAGGCCATGGGAGCGCCCATTCAGGAGATCGCCAAAGCCATTGAGACCAAAGACGCCGGAGCGCTCGGACGGCTCAAGGGCGTCGGGCCCAGGACGGCGCAGAAGATCATCGCGTCTTTATCCGGAAAGATGGGCCGCTTTCTTCCCGAGGACGGGCCGGAGCCGGGCGCCGGAACGCCCCCCGCCCTGGGGGACGCGGGAAGGCGGGCGCCGGATATTGGAGGTGTGGGAAGACAGGTGGTGGATGTTCTGGTCAGCCGTCTGGGACATCATCCGGCCGAGGCCGAAAAGATGGTGGCCCGGGCGCTGAGACGGGGCAGGACCTTTTCCGACCCCGGGGAGCTGTTTGATGAGATTTACAGGGCCGGGGAGGCCGGCCATGAGGATGGCGGCGCATGA
- the lpxK gene encoding Tetraacyldisaccharide 4'-kinase, giving the protein MNKTMKHIQAVMSGEKGGFFWPAALSFLSLLYGAGVRSRLFCFRMGLFRSKRLPCAAISVGNLTAGGAGKTPMTIFLAGLVQEMGLKPAVLSRGYRGGAEKTGGAASDGTRILMSPEDSGDEPFMMARRLSGVPVMVGRDRFDSGVRAAGEFGADAAIFDDGFQRLDLKRDLDIVLIDGRHFLGNRRMLPRGFLREPVSSLFRAHAAVFTRVENLDGPGADPKDLWRRAGFDGPPPFPVFACSHVPRVMGRGKGDLGFRDPGFLKGRRALAFSGIASNSDFRDTLLGLGCEIADFRGFPDHHRYSDRELEDIRESARAAGADYICVTEKDHARISHRISHWGPWREKLAVIGVDISFGAAEGEFRRFVQKRLAAAMKKIGRAPGKKP; this is encoded by the coding sequence ATGAATAAAACCATGAAACACATCCAGGCCGTCATGTCCGGGGAAAAGGGGGGCTTTTTCTGGCCCGCAGCCCTGTCTTTTCTTTCCCTGCTTTACGGAGCCGGGGTTCGGTCGCGGCTGTTTTGTTTCCGCATGGGCCTTTTTCGGTCCAAACGCCTGCCCTGCGCCGCGATTTCGGTGGGAAATCTCACGGCCGGGGGCGCGGGCAAAACCCCCATGACGATTTTTCTGGCCGGCCTGGTTCAGGAAATGGGCCTCAAACCGGCGGTCCTGAGCCGGGGATACCGGGGCGGCGCGGAAAAAACAGGGGGCGCGGCGAGCGACGGGACGCGGATTCTCATGTCCCCGGAGGATTCCGGGGACGAGCCTTTCATGATGGCCCGGCGGCTTTCCGGGGTCCCGGTCATGGTGGGCCGGGACCGGTTTGACTCAGGGGTCCGGGCCGCCGGGGAGTTCGGGGCGGACGCGGCGATTTTCGACGACGGGTTCCAGCGCCTGGATTTAAAGCGGGACCTGGACATCGTTTTGATCGACGGCCGGCATTTTTTGGGGAACCGGCGCATGTTGCCCCGGGGATTTTTAAGGGAGCCGGTCTCCTCCCTGTTTCGGGCCCACGCGGCGGTGTTCACCCGGGTTGAAAATCTTGACGGGCCCGGGGCCGACCCGAAGGATCTGTGGAGACGGGCCGGTTTTGACGGCCCGCCGCCTTTTCCCGTGTTCGCCTGCTCCCATGTTCCGAGGGTCATGGGCCGGGGGAAGGGCGACCTGGGTTTTCGTGATCCGGGATTTTTAAAAGGCCGGCGGGCGCTCGCCTTTTCGGGCATCGCCTCCAACTCGGATTTCCGCGACACGCTTTTGGGTTTGGGGTGCGAGATCGCGGATTTTCGTGGATTTCCGGATCACCACCGCTACTCCGACAGGGAGCTGGAGGACATTCGGGAATCGGCGAGGGCCGCCGGCGCGGATTATATCTGCGTGACTGAAAAGGACCACGCCCGCATCTCCCACCGGATTTCCCATTGGGGGCCCTGGCGGGAAAAACTGGCGGTCATCGGCGTGGACATCTCCTTCGGCGCCGCCGAGGGGGAATTCAGGCGCTTTGTTCAAAAGCGTCTGGCGGCCGCCATGAAAAAAATCGGACGCGCGCCTGGAAAAAAACCATGA
- the ruvB gene encoding ATP-dependent DNA helicase, component of RuvABC resolvasome (Evidence 2a : Function from experimental evidences in other organisms; PubMedId : 10844644, 10851230, 2842314, 3279394, 9442895, 9973614; Product type e : enzyme), whose protein sequence is MTEDFFPDCRDGLGLLSPGPADMDQEPDIASLRPARFSEYVGQREAVETLSIAIDAASMRNEPIEHVLFHGPPGLGKTTLAHIIANEIGGNLTATSGPAIEKAGDLIGILTHIQEGDVLFIDEIHRLPKAVEEFLYSAMEDFAVDFVFDQGIHARSHRYRLNRFTLVGATTRAGLLSAPLRERFGIFRSLDFYNSDDLVKIVRRSAAILDVPMDDGGARELSKRSRGTPRIVNRLLKRARDYAQVRADGVITADTVKAALGLEGVDEMGLTRLDRRYLGAVIDFYKGGPAGIEAIAAALQEEKDTLADVVEPYLLKIGFVTRTSSGRKISESAYRHLGRVV, encoded by the coding sequence ATGACTGAGGATTTTTTCCCGGACTGCCGGGACGGGCTCGGCCTGCTTTCGCCCGGCCCCGCGGACATGGACCAGGAGCCCGATATCGCCTCGCTGAGGCCCGCGCGTTTTTCGGAATACGTGGGGCAGCGCGAAGCGGTGGAGACTCTTTCCATCGCCATTGACGCGGCCTCCATGAGAAACGAGCCCATTGAGCATGTGCTGTTCCACGGCCCCCCGGGCCTGGGAAAAACCACCCTGGCCCATATCATCGCCAATGAAATCGGGGGAAATCTCACCGCCACCTCGGGACCGGCCATTGAAAAAGCCGGGGACCTGATCGGCATTTTGACCCATATCCAGGAAGGGGACGTGCTGTTTATCGATGAGATTCATCGTCTGCCCAAGGCGGTGGAGGAATTTTTATACTCGGCCATGGAGGATTTCGCGGTGGATTTTGTGTTTGACCAGGGCATCCACGCCCGAAGCCACCGGTACCGGCTCAACCGTTTCACCCTGGTGGGGGCCACCACCCGGGCCGGGCTTTTGTCCGCCCCGCTTCGGGAGCGCTTCGGCATTTTCAGAAGCCTGGATTTTTACAACTCCGACGATCTGGTGAAAATCGTCCGCCGGTCCGCCGCCATCCTGGATGTCCCCATGGACGACGGCGGCGCCCGTGAGCTGTCCAAAAGATCCAGGGGCACCCCCCGAATCGTCAACCGCCTTTTGAAAAGGGCCAGGGATTACGCCCAGGTCCGGGCGGACGGGGTCATCACGGCGGACACGGTGAAAGCGGCCCTGGGCCTGGAGGGTGTGGATGAGATGGGCCTGACCCGCCTGGACCGCCGCTATCTCGGCGCCGTCATCGATTTTTACAAGGGGGGCCCGGCCGGGATCGAGGCCATCGCCGCCGCGCTTCAGGAGGAAAAGGACACCCTGGCCGATGTGGTGGAGCCCTATCTTTTGAAAATCGGCTTTGTCACGCGAACCTCTTCGGGGCGAAAAATTTCCGAAAGCGCGTATCGGCATCTGGGGCGCGTGGTCTGA
- a CDS encoding Glycosyltransferase family 2 protein, translated as MRKDKMAKKNSPKVSVGMPVYNGEEHISHALDSILGQTFGDFELIICDNASTDATWEICRDYEKRDRRILCLRNSVNLGAAPNYNRVFAASSGRYFKWAAHDDVLCPDFFEKCVAALDAAPDAALCRSRVEYIDEKGKSLGVYDSPLKGSDSSSPSRRFAALVLNEHPSNDFFGLIRRKFLEGSLLHGSYHGADRALLAELALCGRLIQIREPLLRMRERPDRYTRSMRLPRERAAWHDSKQSKRPGLPLLRCFADFLRAAFRRADDRVVSFKCLWHLARWWFVNWNFLRMATEMIGLVYPNVIPMAEDFKRKRFGPPQGPLALKKKKQKTTGSP; from the coding sequence ATGAGAAAGGATAAAATGGCGAAAAAAAACTCTCCGAAAGTCAGTGTCGGCATGCCGGTTTACAACGGGGAAGAGCATATTTCCCATGCGCTGGACTCTATTCTCGGCCAGACCTTTGGGGACTTTGAGCTTATCATATGCGACAACGCCTCCACCGACGCCACCTGGGAAATCTGCCGTGATTACGAAAAACGCGACCGGCGAATTTTATGCCTTCGGAATTCAGTCAATCTTGGGGCCGCTCCCAATTACAACCGGGTGTTTGCGGCGTCTTCAGGCCGGTATTTCAAATGGGCCGCCCATGACGATGTCCTTTGCCCCGATTTTTTTGAAAAATGCGTGGCGGCCCTCGACGCGGCGCCGGACGCGGCGTTGTGCCGGTCCCGGGTGGAATACATAGATGAAAAGGGAAAAAGTCTTGGAGTCTATGACAGCCCTTTGAAAGGCTCAGATTCGTCGTCTCCCTCCCGGCGTTTCGCGGCCCTTGTTTTAAACGAGCATCCAAGCAACGATTTTTTCGGCTTGATCAGGCGGAAATTTCTGGAGGGATCGCTTTTGCACGGAAGTTACCACGGGGCGGACCGGGCCCTGCTGGCGGAGCTTGCTTTATGCGGAAGGCTCATTCAAATCCGGGAGCCCCTTTTGCGAATGAGGGAGCGTCCGGACAGATACACCCGCTCAATGCGTCTGCCCCGGGAACGGGCGGCCTGGCACGATTCGAAACAGTCCAAACGCCCCGGTCTGCCGTTATTGAGATGTTTCGCTGATTTCCTCCGGGCGGCCTTTCGCCGCGCCGATGACCGGGTCGTTTCTTTCAAATGCCTGTGGCATCTTGCTCGCTGGTGGTTTGTCAACTGGAATTTTTTGCGCATGGCGACGGAGATGATCGGCCTTGTTTATCCGAATGTGATTCCCATGGCCGAAGACTTCAAACGAAAAAGATTCGGCCCGCCCCAGGGGCCTTTGGCTTTGAAGAAAAAGAAACAAAAAACGACAGGGTCGCCTTGA
- a CDS encoding conserved hypothetical protein (Evidence 4 : Unknown function but conserved in other organisms) yields MRARRKISGRRAKGPSFLSRASKAFFSGAALVAVLVFAWPGVCRAQDRVHTVYFEGSDHELNVYRIHGKEKGKTLMLVGGIQGDEPGGFLSADLYADLTLARGGLIVVPRANFQSIVLKKRKVNEDMNRKFAGAQKGNYEAKIVGILKKLIAESDCLLNLHDGSGFFSEKWESPQRNPKRYGQSIIADTDVHHTDTGQTVFLGRMAREVARQINLRVKNPDHYFKFNNHNTRHRSTLHREQRKSATYYALYQCGIPAFGVETSKSLPLRLKVRHHNLAINAFMDVMGIVPETPGINLSDPELKYLVILVNGMLPVALKNNETLHVGKGDTIRVSHIEANYERGLSVDVLGHGALNDIKRDIKIRKPVHIIVRKDYSPCGRIDVAVSKKTKGVYVSSSPGEKPRRSLVFILRVNGEERTAGGGERLDLTRGDRLEIVDVEAQDIPSPDLTVNFKGFVGDKNVNRGEDRGYVIDTKKDLWKRYSWRKNGKTYRIVVHYHGADIGTLWVNLN; encoded by the coding sequence ATGAGAGCGCGCCGGAAAATAAGCGGGCGCCGGGCCAAAGGCCCGTCGTTTTTATCCCGCGCGTCAAAGGCTTTTTTCTCAGGCGCGGCCCTGGTCGCAGTCCTGGTCTTCGCCTGGCCGGGGGTATGCCGGGCCCAGGACCGGGTCCACACCGTTTATTTCGAAGGCTCGGATCATGAGCTGAATGTGTACCGGATTCACGGGAAGGAAAAAGGAAAGACCCTGATGCTCGTGGGGGGGATCCAGGGGGACGAGCCCGGGGGTTTTTTATCCGCTGACCTTTACGCGGACCTCACCCTGGCGCGGGGCGGTCTCATCGTGGTGCCCCGGGCGAATTTTCAATCCATTGTCTTAAAAAAGCGCAAGGTCAACGAGGACATGAACCGGAAATTCGCCGGCGCCCAGAAGGGCAATTACGAGGCCAAGATCGTGGGGATATTGAAAAAGCTCATCGCCGAAAGCGACTGCCTGCTCAACCTTCATGACGGGTCCGGGTTTTTTTCGGAAAAATGGGAAAGTCCCCAGAGAAACCCCAAACGCTACGGCCAGTCCATCATCGCCGACACCGATGTGCACCACACCGATACGGGGCAAACCGTTTTCCTGGGCCGGATGGCCCGGGAGGTGGCCCGGCAGATCAACCTGCGGGTCAAAAACCCCGACCATTATTTTAAATTCAACAATCACAACACCCGGCATCGATCCACCCTGCACAGGGAGCAGAGAAAATCCGCGACCTATTACGCCCTGTATCAATGCGGGATTCCCGCCTTCGGGGTGGAGACCAGCAAGTCCCTTCCCCTGAGACTGAAAGTCCGCCATCACAATCTGGCCATCAACGCCTTTATGGATGTCATGGGCATCGTCCCGGAAACCCCGGGCATCAATCTGTCTGATCCCGAGCTGAAATACCTGGTGATTCTGGTCAACGGCATGCTGCCGGTGGCTTTGAAAAACAACGAGACCCTTCATGTCGGGAAGGGCGACACCATCCGGGTCTCTCATATAGAGGCCAACTATGAAAGGGGGCTGAGCGTCGATGTCCTGGGACACGGGGCGCTGAACGACATCAAGCGCGACATTAAAATCAGAAAGCCCGTTCATATCATTGTCCGAAAGGATTATTCTCCCTGCGGCAGGATCGACGTGGCCGTTTCAAAGAAAACAAAGGGGGTTTACGTGTCTTCGAGCCCCGGCGAAAAACCCCGCCGGTCCCTTGTCTTCATCCTCAGGGTGAACGGGGAAGAGCGGACCGCCGGGGGCGGGGAGCGTCTCGATTTGACCCGGGGGGACAGGCTGGAGATTGTGGATGTGGAGGCGCAGGACATTCCCTCCCCGGATCTGACGGTGAATTTCAAGGGGTTCGTGGGAGATAAAAATGTCAACCGGGGCGAGGACCGGGGATATGTCATCGACACGAAAAAAGATTTGTGGAAACGCTATTCCTGGCGCAAGAACGGAAAAACGTACCGGATTGTCGTCCATTATCACGGGGCGGACATCGGGACGCTTTGGGT